In Oncorhynchus masou masou isolate Uvic2021 chromosome 31, UVic_Omas_1.1, whole genome shotgun sequence, the sequence ATCTGTAGCATATTTGAACCAAGTCACTGGCGATTTTGATAGAGATATATAGGCATGTGGTTACAGTGGTGTATATCACCAGATAAAGTTGTTCTTTGCATATGTCTGATCTATGAAATGTGCCCTGGGTTATTTTGTTATGTTCTAGATTGCCAAAATATTTCCATGCACACGTATGCAGTTAATCCTTGCCCTATTCTAGCCTATATTCTAACGCCATATTGGTTTCTATTGGAACTGTTGCCGTTTTTCTGACGATTTTACAGTGTCATAAACGCCATAACAGCAGTTGAAACGTGTCCAGAGTGAAAGAGCAGTGTCTAATCTACATAGTCATAATTGAAAATATGCTGAAATATGTAGCAAacattttctatttattttttaaatatcggATCGCGGAAGGGGCGCGGGCCTATTTGTTCCTCTGGTCTCCGCATTGAAGTCCGTCACCCAGGAATTAAGTTAGATTTTTTACACTTTGTTTGACATAATCAGTTGGGAATGGTCTGAAAAGAAACCCGACCGTCTGAGCTTTATTTTCATGTAAGAGTTATTTAACTAGGATTCATTAAAGATTTTATATTAATTTAGGAAAAAATATTTCGACCTGGCGGTGACGCACTCGAGAGCAACCGCATGCTTCTTCGTTTTCAATTTGACAATTATTTCGCATTGAACTTCAAATGTCATGTTTATCAATTGTCGGGTCTGATGTGAAAGACATTGGTGTTCATTATGATGTGAAAACGATAGATGTAGACAATTTATtaatatttttaaatattttatgaaAATATGACGAAGGAAAAAAAAGAGTTTCCGTATAGGCTACTGTGGTGCCTGGGTGTTTTTTGGCTGGGGTGATTGTGACTTGTATTCATTTCTTACTGAATGAACTGAAGGAAGTCGTGTGCATTGACAGCCTATGCCGGAGACCTTTTTCAAACATAGAAAATAATCCATTTAGAATGTATTGATGATGTCGCAACAAACAACTCTGGGCTGGGCTCAATTCTTGGCCAAGTCCCAAAGCGTATCAAAGAATGGATATGCATATCTGGCTATTACATTATTTCCATCATTTCGTTATGATTTTTATGTTTCACATGAATTGAACAATTGAAATTTTAATAACTGGAATTTGATGATGCCAAATGCTGCCCATTGTCACATTGtcgcctctctctctaggtttgtGAAGAACAGAAGTGTGAGGAAGAGGTTTTTCCCTTGGCAATGAACTACTTGGACAGATTTTTAGCCGTGGTTCCAACCAGAAAGTGTAATCTGCAACTTCTTGGAGCAGTTTGCATGTTCCTTGCATCCAAACTGAAAGAAACTCGTCCATTAACTGCGGAGAAACTCTGCATCTACACAGATAACTCCATCagaccacaggagttgctggtaaGCAGTTGGTTTCTGCCAACAAAATGATTCCATTTCAGATTGTTATTATGACATTTGTTAAAATTTCTATAAAACTCATAGCTAATTGTTAATGTAATCAATGCTTATGCTATGAGCCATATCTCAAAAGCCacctatatttttttatatttattcaTATTCTTTTCTTGTAAAAACTAAGTTGGCCCTATTTACATGCATGGAGATTCATGGAGATCATCAGCAATCCTAGATTTATCAGCAAACCTAGATTCCATGTAAATCAATTGTTTATATGACCATTTTTGGCCCCATCACTGTAGGACCCAGAGTGTGTCCCCCAAGAGCTCTGTAATATTGGACTGTACAGTCGGTTTTTGTACAGTGGTCTCCATCGCCATCTAGTGGCAAGTATTTGCAGTAGGTCGAGGTCAGTGTTGAATTGAAGCCAAGTTTTGGATCAAGCCAGTGATCTTCAGAGGCTGTAGTATACAGAGAGGAAGTCTCACATTTTGATGGTCCTGGCAAACACAGTTTTGTCGTTAACCTCAAAAGTTTGTTTCACTCAAGGTTTGTCCTCACAGAATGGACACTGTTACTGTTTTTTTGTAGATCCTGCTTCAAAAAGCACCTTTTCCAATGTGGCAGAATAAAGATGTTTATTACATGCATACAATACTTTTGACATTACAATTTGGCATGAGATTTGTTAGTTGGATGACTTGGCTGTGGGTGCTCACAGCAAGGTTTCACTTGACCTGGTGTGATCACATCCTGCTTGTCTTGGTTATGGTTATTTCTGCAGTCCTTGGTACCCCAAAGTTAGAGCCCTTGGCAAGGTCATAGGGTCATGGTGGACCAGACCTACCAGTTGTTAGATAGTTCATCCCCAAGCGGTGGAGGTGAACATTTAAATAGTCTGTTTTTCACATCAGAAAAGTATTCCCTCTGCAACGTTTTATAAACATCATTTAATAAACAACAGTGAATCCCACTCGTGGTGTGAAATAAGTCACATATGATTCAGCCGTGGAGGCTGAGAGCTCAGGGCCTGCCTGGGCCTGGCCTGGCTCCTCAGTTGATTCCTGCAGCCAGCGGCACTGTTAATTAAGATGGGGTGCTGCTGATCCCAACTCTTTGTTACTAAGTAGGTATGGGCTGGAGATGCCAGCCATTCCCTGTGATGACAGGCCCTGGACCAGTTTATTGGCTAGGCGAGACAACCTCAGCAACTATCTGTCATTGTTTGTCATTATATTACATGCTGACAGAAGCAGGATTAACATCAGGTGAAGAACTCCCTTTAGCTGGGAACCGGGCTGGGCTGTATCCACCCGTACTCATGTTGTTTAGGCCTGGGTGAGAGGAGAAGTGGTGAACCTTGTCCTTGAGATGGTTTCATGTGGGCTGCCTGGGTGTGTTCACAGCCAGCTTCTCTATAAGGCAGTCTTTTGGCTCACAAATAGGCACAGGAAACAGGAGATCAGCTGCTCAGCCCATGTGATAGTTTTTTGGCCCCATCTTTGGTAACAATTTCTTGTAAAAGAAACCACAATGTCACCCAGAAGGTGTGACCCGGAAGCACTGCATGGAGGGTGTGTTGcaaagctctccctctcttcttccctctctctttctctctctctctctctctctctctctctctctctctctcgctttctctctctctcgctctctctctttctctctttatctctctctctctttctctctctctctgtcgctctgtctgtctctgtctctctgcctgtctctctctgtctgggagagagagagggcgacactCCGCACTGCGGAGTGCGGACAAGAGTTAGGTCGTAGTCAGGGCCATCTATCTATACAATTCCTAATTGAGTCCTTGAATTCTAACCGCAGAATCAAATTTGTCAATGGCCTCTTTCACAGCGGTATCTGTGGTATTGTTAAGAAGTGACACACTGAACCTTAGCAGTTTGCAACCGTTCTATGTAAGTTGAGAGGGAAATGCAACACCCTGTGAAACTGAAGTGGGGATATCATAGGGAAGTATCATCTGGATGTTAAGTGCCGCTTGCGCCATCCAGTGTGTGGTCCCCTttcagaagagaggagagatacagttCACCTGAGATTGGGAATCGAATTTAGTCATCGGTCCAGAGTTACCGTGTCATGGAGCTCTGAGAGCAGTTAATGGCTGCCACATTGGACCGGCGTCATCTCATGACTAAGAACCATGTGGCTCTCTGAGGGGGAAAATCACTAGCTACTAGTCACAAGGACAGTCCGAACCACACAATTCCCCCCAAATTAGTCACCAGCTCCTTCCGTTACTCACCCTTTCTTCTCTAAGAAAGCGAGGGCAACCGTACAACTTAAACATAACCCACCCCCATGTAAATTAAGCTCGGCCTAAATGTCATTGGCTATTACTGATAGACATTGGGAAAGGGCAGTTGAGGCTACAGCTCACAGTTGAAAGTCAAAGTTAATTAGGGCTGGTGAATCTGTCACTTATAGTGttgcatttgttttatttgaagcATGTACTTTTATGCTGTTAATGTCCAACATTAGGTATAgagttgttttgtctgtgttcctgGTGAGCTATAAATCATTGTAAATTAGCTCTGTTTGGCGTTTGTTTAACATTATCGAATACAGAGCCAGTATCAATGTTCATATAGATGGGGTGGAATGAATTGTTAGGTGCCCAAAGTAGCAAAGCAGGCCATAACTGTGGAAAATGGAATGGCTCCCAGCAGCTAATGACGAAGGTAAAACCATGCTATCCTGTGCTAACCTATTTGCTGTGCATTTTGTCATGCATTTGTACATGTAAAATTGATACTGTGTCATTCATTCTGCATAGACAGTTGACCAAAAGGTCAGCCATATAGCTAGGAACCCATTCATTGTCTCTGTTGGCTTGAGCATGTTAGTAAGAGCTAGTCTCAGagtccccctccacccccatccaATCCCCAGAACTCACAGGTCTCTCCTGAGGAAAGTCCCAGATGCCAAACTACTAGACGAATGTTGTGAGGTCACCTGCGTTCGGGTGTCAGAGCTGCTGTTGCCTCAGCCAGCCTGCTTTGCTCTTTTTCCTAGCCAGGGAGAGTAATATAATAATGATCTTTCTCTTCTCAACCACTCCACCTTCTATGCTGGGTAGGCCAGCATAGGGCAAGGCTAGGGCAAGGCTAGGGGCTCACACAGGCAAAGAGACAGCCTGCCACATACAGTACAGCCTCCTCGGGCCTGGCTCGGTGTCAGCCAGGGTGGTGCCGTGTATATACAGAATGTTTAGCCTAATAGCCTCTCTCATCCtaacacagtctctcctctctctcactttctgtttTAGGAGTGGGAGCTGGTGGTGCTGGGGAAGTTGAAGTGGAACCTGGCGGCTGTCACTCCAAATGACTTCATAGAGCACATTGTGAGGAAGCTGCCATTGCCCGAGGAGAAGTTAGTGCTGATACGCAAACACGTGCAGACCTTCATTGCCCTCTGTGCTACAGGTACGACAGGAAACAATGTTGCATTCTGTATTGTTACTAAAGTCTCTCTGGGGGACAATGATAGCATTTGAATCGAAACATTTATGTTCTCAACAGATGAGCCAATGGGGATGTGGGTTGCCATCTGATATCACTTTTGTCTTGCGTTTATTTTTTGGGCTCCCGAGCCACGTTTTGCAAGTCAGAGTGATAATGGATGTGCTGCCAAGTCAATTAGGTGCTGATGTCTTGCGTCAACATAGTTGCAGCTGTTGCAAAATATCCTCGTCTCCCATTCTCTCGACGCAAAATCGAAATCCCATTCTAATCAACAATGACTGGAGGAGCCCCATTCAGGTTGCTTTGTGGGCCCCGTCATGCAGTGTCGTCACGCCTTATAACTTAAGTGAGATGTATTACCTCCTTGTGTAAATGTGTGCGGCTGAGAAAAGCATGTGTCATGGAGGACGTGTACCTGTGAGAGTCTCATGTCCGCGTCCGTCATGTTTCTCTCTCCCGGCTGTGGCGTCTGGTACGGTCATGTTCTCGAGGCATATCAGTGGCTAATAGAGCATGGAGTGACACTTCAAAGGGCAGGGGCCTGGTTTAAGGGACATGTGCGTGTTCCCGTGTGCTCCGCGTCCAAGGGACGATTTGACGGGGGTGGGGCCTGGACATTGTCTCCTCTGCTCTCCAGGTTGGATTGTTTCTTTAAGATCAAACATCGAGCCGTGGGAGTGACAGAAGGTATGATCTGAAGaattggagaggaggagtgtggcgagagcaaaaaaaaagagaaagaggaggagtatATTGTTCCTGCAGTGCCGGATAGTGAGGCACGTCATGTCGTCATCGCTCTCTTCGTCTCCCCATCTTCTCACGCCTCCCTACTGCTTGGGGGCATGATGACTTTCCCATGTTCAGGGAGTGTTTGTGGGGCAGGTTCTCCCAGCACACACCCCAGCAGTATGGGGGGTAATGGGATCCAGAGCTGCAGCAaggcttccctctccctcccaggccCCCCCGGACTCCACCCCAGTGTTCCACCTCTGGCCCCACAGGAATGCTCCCTACACTCCTTTATGGGTGAGATCCATGTGGTTTTAGAGGAGTGTgtgtatggatggatggaagggagcTAGGGTGACAGGTCTCTAAACATTGCCACTTTTGATGTGGAATCCCTTTTCTGATTGTGCAATTGATAGTGTATGTTGTGAAAGACGGAGAGCACATTGATGGTCTCCATGGGAACTGGCCAGAGTCCCATTGAAGACATGGAATTTTCCATCTCTCACtatactctctctcactctactctctcactctctctttcactctcttttcctgcctctctcttgttctccatttctctctctcactttctctcgctctctttctctccctctctctcttcctacctctctctctttctcattttctccttctttctcttctgTGCCAATGGAGAGATTACTGTGAGGAACGACTGTGTCAGTGATCGGACCTATTCCCAAAGCAACATTGTGCAAGGCTCCCAGTGCACTTTGTCCTTAATTGCTTCAATGAGGCAGTGGATATACACATACGAGTCTCGTGGAGGAAGATGTCTTCCCGACGTCTTGTAGAAGGGAGCCTTGCTGCAGATAACTGGGATTAGCAGCAAGCCATTTTGTCTGAATACTCTCAGATCTGTATCCAGGCAAAGAGTGAGTTGAACAATTTGTTGCATCCGAAGATCTCTGGGAATTCAAAACCCATTTTGTGCAACGTTCCCAGCCATAAATCAACTCAACTATCTGGTGAGAATCCTCCCAGAGAATCCCCCTCCAAACATGCTGAGAAGGTGACGCTGGAAGAGGAGGTTTCTAAGGCTTTGCTATTTGCAAGAGAGTTGACAAAGGATCACCTGGGGCCTCAGTATTTCATGCATAGAAGAGATTGAActcacccccacctccaccccctcttctTGGGAAACTTGCATAAACCAAGCCTTCTGTTTTcaagggagtgagagaaagagagaggagaggtggggagacaAAAACGCCTCTCATTTTAATGGTTCCTCTCTTTTGATGGAAAAGTTCCGTTCGAGGCACTCGGTGGGGATCTGGTCAGATGGCGACGGCGGGCCAGGCGGCGCAGGCCGTTTCAGTATTAATTAATAACGCGGGAGGTTCCATTCAGCACTATGCAAATAGTCTAGGGCTCTGCTAGAGCCCAGGAGAAAGGAGACAAAGATCCAGCCCTACATTTCATATGCAGAAGCATGTAAGGGTCAGCACAGCGGGGGCACTCCATAGGAAACACCAGCTTCTCCCCAGGGCAGCCTACAGGATAATGGTGGAGAAACAAGCTCATTAAGGGAGATTATGGCCTCCTTCTTCCACAGAGACACCAAGCActgcttgccccccccccctccccctggtctcTTGTCCCATTCTCTTTCAATAGACTTAAAGACGGGGTTGGGGAACGAAACAGATAGGCCTGAACATGTCTGATGATAATCAGATCTATCCTACTCTACTGGAGTCATCCTGAGAGATACCGCGCCGTGTGGTCAAACATGATCGAAGAGACCTGCTGCAACATGCAAGGAGATGTGCCTTCGACAGCAGTTAGTGTGACAGTGACCTAAACTAGTGTGTCACGAAGCCCTGGAGTCCACCCGGGTTAATAGGCAAGATGGAGTAACACAATGGATCTGTTAGACCCCATCAGGTTGTCAGTTAGCCTGTTTGGACACTCTTGGGCTCCCCAAGCACTTGATTAGAGTGTAGAA encodes:
- the LOC135524184 gene encoding G1/S-specific cyclin-D2 isoform X2 translates to MNYLDRFLAVVPTRKCNLQLLGAVCMFLASKLKETRPLTAEKLCIYTDNSIRPQELLEWELVVLGKLKWNLAAVTPNDFIEHIVRKLPLPEEKLVLIRKHVQTFIALCATDFNFAMYPPSMIATGSVGAAICGLQLDSGDQSQWGDSLTDLLAKITNTEVDCLKECQEQIERVLVSSLREGRQQQQQQQQVQRGPSSKTMDELDQSSTPTDVRDINL